A single window of Rubripirellula lacrimiformis DNA harbors:
- a CDS encoding rhodanese-like domain-containing protein: MSDSPTPDASDLPIEVDVTTVAAMQQRGDDFVLLDVREQDEYDFAKLPGSRLVPMSQLADRMADLDPHRDDHIVVHCHHGGRSMHVTRALQSAGFTRVQNMAGGIDAWSQLVDQSVPRY; this comes from the coding sequence TGCGTCCGACCTGCCGATCGAAGTCGACGTCACCACGGTGGCTGCGATGCAACAGCGGGGCGACGACTTCGTCTTGCTGGACGTGCGCGAACAAGACGAATACGACTTTGCCAAACTGCCGGGAAGTCGGCTGGTCCCGATGAGCCAGTTGGCGGATCGGATGGCCGATTTGGATCCGCACCGCGACGATCACATTGTGGTGCACTGTCACCATGGTGGACGCAGCATGCATGTCACTCGCGCCTTGCAGTCTGCCGGTTTCACACGTGTCCAGAACATGGCTGGTGGCATCGATGCCTGGAGCCAATTGGTCGATCAGTCCGTCCCCCGCTACTAA